The following nucleotide sequence is from Coleofasciculaceae cyanobacterium.
TTTTGCTTATCAATTAAGAAGTTTTTAAATTGAAATAAGCAAAAGTAATAGTTAACATTGAAAAATTTTTTTGCTATTTTAGCGATCAACGATTTTCTGAATAAAGCATTTGAATAGCAAAGATAAACACAAATTACTGTGGCTATTAATAGATTTATCAAATAATAAAGGAAAATAATTATGGAGCAAGTTAAAATTAGCGTTGTTATTCCTACCTACCATAGGAATGATTTGTTAGCCAAATGTTTAAATTGCCTTGCACCTGGAGTTCAAACACTGCCAGCCGAGAAGTATGAAGTAATCGTGACTGATGACGGCTTTAAAACAACTGCTGAGGAAATGATTCGTAATCGCTATTCTTGGGTCAAATGGTTAGCTGGTCCCCGTAAAGGAGCGGCAGCAAATCGTAACAATGGAGCAAAATATGCTAAAGGTTCATTTATTGCCTTTACTGACGATGATTGTTTACCCAGTTCCTCGTGGCTGTCTTCATTCTACTCGGCATTGACTCCCCATATTCAGGTTTACGAAGGCAAAACTACTTGCGAGACTGGAGTTTGTTCCCCTATGGAGGAAGCTCCAGTTAATCTCACAGGAGGTTATTTATGGTCATGTAATATGCTCGTCAAAGCTAGACTTTTTCAAGAAATAAGTGGTTTTGATGAAAAATTTCCCTATCCTTATATGGAGGATGTTGACTTCAGAGAACGAATTAAAAAAGCGGGTTTGACCTTCTTATTTATTCAAGATGCCATAGTCGATCATCCTCCAAGAAGAAGACTTTGGGGCGATAAACTAGGAGCATCACAAGAAAGTCTTGTATATTACTGGCGATGCAAAAAGAAGAAGAAATTTTTTAAAGTCCAACTGATAAGAAACATTTTAAGCTATCGTATTAGGGCTATTTTAAACTTTGGGTTTTCTCTAGATTCTTTGAAAGCAGTAACTTCAATGATTGTAGAAATTTCGTATATTATTTCCCATATGAATCAATGGCAAAAAAAATATCCACTTGAGTAAGATACGATCTTCTTTCTGGCAACCTACATTAATAGCAACAACTCAATCGTAGTTTAATAGTATTATTGAGCTGACGTAAATTTAACTTATTGTTTTGAAAGACTATAGCTTTTATAGCAAAGATTTAGGATGCGCGAACCAATAAATTAATACCAGCTTATCCGCCATATAAAACAATGCACATACTTCTTTCCATTCATCATTATCTTGACCCCAATGCAGGTGCTCCTGGCGTCACTTTAAAACTAGGACAAGAATATCAAAAAGCTGGACATCAAGTTAGCTATTTTTCTTTGGACAATTTACCTTCTAGGCTGCCAGGAATTATTAAGGCAATCGTTTTTCCCTATTGGCTAGCTATTCATCTGTTATTTCACTATAAGAAACAACCTATTGATGTAATCGATGCCTCTACGGGAGATGCTTGGTTTTGGGCAAAGCTGTTTCGTTATTTTAGCCATAATAAAATCGTTCTAATTACTAGAAGTCATGGCTTAGAACACAGCATGCACATAGAAAATTTAGAAGAATCAGCAAGAGGCAATCTAAATTTAAGTTGGAAGTATCCGCTATATCATGGGGGCTTTCGTCTCTGGGAAGTGAAGAGTTCAATTAAAGATGCCGATTTAACTTTGATGTTAAACAGTCGCGATCGAGATTATGCCGATTGCGAATTAGAAATTGCCTCAGAAAAATTAACCATCGTGCCTAATGGTATTCCCGAAGAATTTATCAATCTTCCTTGGGAAAATACACTTATGTCTCCTAAAGAGACGATCCGTATTGCTCAAGTAGGTAGCTTTATCGATCGCAAAGGAATTAAGTACAGTATTCCAGCTTTGAATCATATTCTCGATCGCTTCGACAATGTAGAAATGACTTTTGTGGGTACTGGTTGCGCTGAAGATCTAATTTTATCAAATTTCTCTGCCGATATCAGACATAAAATAAAAGTCGTTCCTCATTACAATCATCAAGCTTTACCAAATTTGCTCAAAGCTCATCACATCAAACTATTTCCCAGTTTGTCAGAAGGATTTAGTCTGGCTTTAGTAGAAGCAATGGCTTGTGGTTTGGCACCAATCGCCAGCTCTAATTTAGGTTTAACAGAATTATTAACAGATCGTCATAATAGTATTTCAATTCCTTCACGAAATAGTAAAGCAATAGAGGATGCCTTGGAAAAATTAATTCTTAATCGCTCTGAGTTAGATCGAATTAGACGAAATGCTTACCAAACAGCTCAAGATTATAACTGGGTAAACATAGCTCACAAAAATTTGGCATTATATCAAAAACTTCATCGGCAAAAGAAAGCGGAAAAAGCTTTAGATAGTTCGGAGGCAGCTAACTAAAATGCGATTTTATATTTGTATCACTACAATTGATGCAGTAGATTCTTTAAAAGAATGTTTGGAAGCAATCTGGCACTCAAGTATTAAGCCACACTGCGTAGTTGTATCAGATGATTCCTCAGCACCAGAAATACAAAAGCAAAATCAAGATTTAGTAAAACAATATCTTCATACAAACTATGTGGTTGGTTCTCATGCTGGTGTGTGTGCAAATCGTAATTCTGCCCTAAGACGATTAACTAGTTTAACCAAGACCGATTTAATTGCTTTTATAGATGATGATATAGTGATCGATCGCGACTTTATCAAAAACGCCTTAGCCATATACCAAAATCTTACTTCTGAAAGAGAGAAAACTT
It contains:
- a CDS encoding glycosyltransferase family 4 protein encodes the protein MHILLSIHHYLDPNAGAPGVTLKLGQEYQKAGHQVSYFSLDNLPSRLPGIIKAIVFPYWLAIHLLFHYKKQPIDVIDASTGDAWFWAKLFRYFSHNKIVLITRSHGLEHSMHIENLEESARGNLNLSWKYPLYHGGFRLWEVKSSIKDADLTLMLNSRDRDYADCELEIASEKLTIVPNGIPEEFINLPWENTLMSPKETIRIAQVGSFIDRKGIKYSIPALNHILDRFDNVEMTFVGTGCAEDLILSNFSADIRHKIKVVPHYNHQALPNLLKAHHIKLFPSLSEGFSLALVEAMACGLAPIASSNLGLTELLTDRHNSISIPSRNSKAIEDALEKLILNRSELDRIRRNAYQTAQDYNWVNIAHKNLALYQKLHRQKKAEKALDSSEAAN
- a CDS encoding glycosyltransferase encodes the protein MEQVKISVVIPTYHRNDLLAKCLNCLAPGVQTLPAEKYEVIVTDDGFKTTAEEMIRNRYSWVKWLAGPRKGAAANRNNGAKYAKGSFIAFTDDDCLPSSSWLSSFYSALTPHIQVYEGKTTCETGVCSPMEEAPVNLTGGYLWSCNMLVKARLFQEISGFDEKFPYPYMEDVDFRERIKKAGLTFLFIQDAIVDHPPRRRLWGDKLGASQESLVYYWRCKKKKKFFKVQLIRNILSYRIRAILNFGFSLDSLKAVTSMIVEISYIISHMNQWQKKYPLE